The Phaseolus vulgaris cultivar G19833 unplaced genomic scaffold, P. vulgaris v2.0 scaffold_756, whole genome shotgun sequence genome includes the window ggtgtgtggggtcgcagtttgaaatattgatgccagggttctcgcaggacgcctaggtcagagcctcttggaagccctcttcaaacgcccccgccatctccccagtcagTTCTTGGACCTCTCCCTCTAGTTCCGTAATCCTAGAGTCCTTGGATGTCAGTTGcttctccagaaattccttctccacgcggagcttgttagcctcggcttggagaaggctcaaagcttcaaccttcgcagccaaggcgtcctctctctcacctagcttctgcctccaagcagcatCCAGCTCTTCAAGTTTTCTTCGCTGCACTTCGGATGTAAGAGCCGCCTCCTGGAGGCCAATGTTCTGGATTTGGTAGGAGGTGAGCTGGGCTAGTTGAGCGGCATGCGCCTGTTCCAGTTCTCGCGCGTACGCCTCAGCTCCCTCCCTGCCCTCATGGGCCAGTTTTAGCAGagattgggaagcttcctccttgagtccccagttctgtttctcctccttcaacgccCCCACCTCTTGTCTCAGCTTGCGAAGGGCCTCTCTCCCTTTGATAGCATTTCGAGCTTGAGTGCGCCACTTGATTGCCACCGCCAGGAATGCCCCcatataataaggcatgcccCCCCTTTTGAGGATCAGTCGGCGACATTCCTTCGGTGAAGCTCTAcgtcaactccctatgaatgGGGCGAGGAATCCGGGGTTTGCGAGAAGTCGAGCCAGGGACTGATACAGGAGGGGCGGAGCCCGAGGCCTCAGCTGCGTCACGATGCGGCAACGGCGAAGGCGGGGGAACCAAGTCAATCCTTTCCTCTCGTTCCTCGTGGGCTGGTGGAGGTGGCGGTGATGTGGCACTAggaggatcgtccctgagagagTTCCCATCACCGGGGGGCGCGGCGGGTGAGGCAGGGGTCGACGCCATGGCTAATGGAACCGCGGCAATaggaggaggagaagcagaCGGTGGAGGAGTCGGCAGGGAAGCGACGGTGGGCACGTTAGAGGCGACGGCGTCCCCACCCTCTTTAGTAGATTTTGCCTTCTTCAAAAATTTGGCAAGAGCAAGCCGCCTCGaggaagtcatcactgaacctgcagcAGCGAAAAATAGTAGAGTAAAGGTTAGTTCAGATAAAGCAGAAGGGAAATTCTATGGCTAGACACACGCAGATAACCACAACAGCTAATGCATTATAAACAATTAAGGGCAGATACCaaagtaggtagaaagcccatgggcgttgaattcgttcgcgatgagtttggcggtatcgaagactaccccagtcccgccaaggctttgcacacgtCCCGGTCGGAGGGGGTAAGCTCATCCAAAGCCAgggccttcatggttatgggcttatccgtccagtataggggaaagccctctaggatggtaggatcgcgcttggtcgcacgtactttgaagaatttccctttccatcctttgaacgaattttggaagagcgtaaggatgatgcgcccggcgatgccagaaaagctcatccataggctcttcccctgtttctttacctcgaaaaagtgaagaaaaacgtctacGGAAGAGGGGACACCTAGATATCCGCAGAGAATCTGAAACCCCcttacgaaagcccagctgttggggtggagctgggctggGGCGGTGTTTGTCTATGTAAGCAGTTCTTTCTCGAAGGAAGTAAGgggtagacgcaggcccactctcttgagtaccatttgataaaggaagaagaaggggcttCCCCCAGTGTCTCTAgagtccgcacaaacgggcatcccaggtcgcacccggcataccaggacttgggagtcgtgatttttgtgaaaggcgttgaaattataaagcgcagggtcccccctgtgagcctccacgtcctcaacagagtttaggagggagcattcgtcgagaagatcgtcgggggcccagtcgtattcgcccttataataagacttagggagcgggggaggcgcggcggTCTTGGTTTTCGCCATCGATGCCaaagctgaagatcaaaagagaaagaaagggttcagagaaaaggggttgggagaagaaaaggggaaaaaatggaAGAATCCTAGGAGAGCCCTATCCACACGAGAGCAAAGGGGAACGAGAGGAACAAAGAAGCATACAAACGATATCCAAAGAAATGCagtaatatggacagtcccaggcagttcatacagtgaggagaatcatcaaggagggggaaaaccgtacctttgggggctgaagggcgtggagagcggaagcacgaatgagcaggggtcgcgagagaagggattcagagaagatgaacagtgaggaagggcagagaaagtggatgtaacagtggttgCAAGCGtggggtttgggtaacttaa containing:
- the LOC137817696 gene encoding classical arabinogalactan protein 9-like, whose protein sequence is MADWTSSEAGKIMPFGATLNRVPRGSVMTSSRRLALAKFLKKAKSTKEGGDAVASNVPTVASLPTPPPSASPPPIAAVPLAMASTPASPAAPPGDGNSLRDDPPSATSPPPPPAHEEREERIDLVPPPSPLPHRDAAEASGSAPPVSVPGSTSRKPRIPRPIHRELT